The genome window AGGCAGCATAGTGGAGAGCAGTGTTGCCGTAGTCATCCACAACATTGGGATCGGCACCATGTTCTAAGAGCAGAATGACACATTCCTGTGCCTGGCATTGTACAGCCTGTCAGTGTTAGACCAAGAAATAGATTGTAAACTCTAGAAATTCAATATAAACATTTCACAGGTTTCACTTATGAGTTATATTTCAAtgagataaattcatttttatcctATGGGTTTAAACAAAACCCATCTCATGCTGAAATAGTTGGCAGCTATATACCTTTATCAGAGGTGTCCTGTTTTTGCCGTCACGGGGGTTAAGGTCACAGTCTTTGTGCAGCAGGAAAGTTACCACCTGTGCATCTCTGCTGGCAGAGGCCAAATGGAGAGCAGTCCTAGGAAGGCGAGAGgactttttagaaaattgtaGTTCACCatctcaaaacatatttatgtaattGCAAACATTAAATCTCATGGTAGTCCAtctgttttcaaaacaaatctttaattttcttgtgaAGGCAGAATATGTCTTCGCTCTTAGTACTCACTGCATTAATGAAAGAGCAGCCTATCGGCATACAGAGACATTGACCTTTGGGTTCATTtcaacttgggtttgaatcctccTTTAAGCTGTCACTTAACTGGCTATGACTtagcttttctgtgcctcagtttcctcactactaaaatgaaaatgagaagagtGGGGACACCTCCCAGGATACCACTGTGATGCTTACGTGAGAATCTATGCTAAGTGTTTTGAAGAGTTCCCAGCACAAATAACAGCTCAATAATTGTTAGATATTATAACGATTACCATGACTACTACCTAATGATGATGACATTCTGATTAAGTAAAAATGAtacaataatacctaccttgtgGTAAGTTTGAAAGATGAGAGATTCAACCGTATTTCAGTGATtctaagaaactcatttttttcacattttaacacctCTGACATTGGAATGCCACTTGTAATTCATGATTTATTATAACTATAATTGGCAgcattttaattatcttattgATACATAAGATAATGGGGCATCACACAATCCATGATGACTTACATTAAATGAACTTTGGTATATAGAACAGGTCTCTGGCAGTTCTTTTCATATGATTagcatttaaagacattttagtttttactttccaCCGTAAACATACTATGAAAAAAGAGGGCTGAAATAACAACAGtgcatttttgaaacaaagttaattcttaatttgattttcaaagaactttaaaCCAAAGGAAATGCAGGATTCAAATGAATAGGTATGGTTTATTTTGTTCAGTACTTGGACTTATAGAACGTACGTAAATCAGATATTCCCAATGACTAATATTAGTATTGAAgacttataccacattttgctaatgcattcatgaattgatgggcatttgggttgtttccacatctttgcgattgtgaattgtgctgctataaacattcgagtgcaggtgtcttttttatagaatgacttttgttcttctgggtagatgcccaataatgggattgctggatcgaatggtaggtctacttgaatctgtttaaggtatctccacattgcttccacaggggctgcactagtttacagtcccaccagcagtgtatgagtgttcctgtctctctacatCCGCGCCAACATGTGTTTTGGGactactatggaatattactcagctattagaaataatggcgatatggcatctctttggttctcctggagagagctggaacccattctattaagtgaagtatcccaagaatggaaaaataagcaccacatatactcaccagcaaactggcttccctgagtgcacatttgggaataacaccaattgggtatcggacagaggtgggggctggggggaagggatgggtgtatacctacttgatgagtgcgatgcacactgcctggggaatgggaatggacacgcttgaagttctgactctggggggatggggtggggggaggggatgggtgcatatctacatgatgagtgcaatgttcactgtctagggaatggacacacttgaacctcagactcggggggatggggaggcataggcaatatatataacctgaacttttgtacccccataatgagctgaaatttaaaaaatagaaaaaaaaaaaagggcgcCTGGGAGCAGGACCCCTCCAGGGTTTCCTCATCCCAGGTGCTCAGGAGCCCGCGGAGGGGAGAAAGCCGAGCCCCTTGGGCGACAGGAGGGCTCGGGCTCCCACACGCCCCCGGCCCGCTCCCAGCCCCGGGCTCACGGTTCCTATCACCTGTGCTTCGTGTCTGTCTCATTCAGCAAGTCTCTGTTGTGGTAAAGGATCTTCTGCACTTTCCGGAGTTTGTGCCGGTAGGCAGCTCTGTGGAACTTCCCCATCTCTTTCAACCGGAGGTCATGGTCATATCCTCGGGTTAAGAATGCGAAGTCACACGTCTCAGTCGGGGGAAGGTGGGTCgccctggaaggggcaggggcaggggcagggacaggggcagggacaggggcaggggcaggggcagggggaggaggaggggcaggggcagggacaagggcaggggcagggggaggggcaggggcaggggcaggggcaaggACAGAGGAGGTGGACCCCATCCTGCCGCTCAAGCCGAAAGCTTCTTTCCGGTGGAGCCTTCCGGGTCCGCGGACACCTCAGCTCCTCCTCGCGTTTCCTCCGCCTCCGTAGCCCAAGGCTGGCAACCCGGTCTGGCCGACACCCGCAAGGAGCAAGCTCCGCACCTTCGTGCCGGTCAGACCAGTAACGGCCAAGTCAACCGTCAGTGCCCGCGCTGCACCTCAGCAGGCGATGTCGCCGGCGAGACCCACGCGCCGCGGCTGGGGAAGTCTCTGGGGCCGTGGGCGTCGCCGGCAGGTGGCGGCTGCGGCGCGGGATGGCCCGGCTCTCCGCTGGCTGCCCCGGGGCCCCCGCGCGCTGCCCGCCGGGCCGAGACAGCAGCCGCGGAGCACGCGAGGAGGGTTCCGGGACGTCCTTCTCCGCCCTCGGCGCAGGCAGGTGCCTCTCCACGCCCGCTCCGTCGGCGGGGAGGAGCGGGCCGGGCGCGGACGCTGGGCGACCCTGAGGATGACAGCAACAAGCGGCctgcggggcagggcaggagggttgGCCAGAGGCCCGGAGGCAGGGCTCCCACCTGGATGGAGTGGAACGGGGCCTCACCGATGGAGACGATGTCCCCGGGAACAATCTCGTCGCTGGCGATGGGCCTCCACTTGTGGCTTCGGTAGACCCGGGCGGTGAGGGGCGGCAATGTCACCGCGGAAGACGTGCCTGCGCTGTGCCCACCCCCAGACTGGGCAGGACTCTCCCCGCCACGCGCACCTGGATCACGCGGGGCTTGTTGCCCATCCTCCGGATCTCCGACATGTTCCGCATCTGCTGCTGCACCAGGGAGGCCGCAAACGCCACCAGCATGGACAGCGTGAAGACGCTGTAGTACCAGTACTCGTCCAGGCACCAGAGTCCCACACAGAACACCTGTGGGACATCAGCctgtctgtccccaccccacccgtcCTGTCCCCCCGAGCCTCTTCTGCCCACAGGCTCTGACGCACGAGGACAGGGACAGGTTTGGGGGGTTTGGAAGTGGCAGACAGGTTTGCCCCGGCTGTGAAAGCCCcaaggaaggaaatgagaatgGCCAGAGCTGCCGCTTTACCTGAAACACGAAGAACGGGGCTGTGGCTCTCTCCTTGGAAAGCTCCGAGAAGTCGGGCACCACCATCTCGGCCCTGCAAGCGACCAGACCCCACATCCTGTTCCTGGTGCAAGGCCTCTCGGGGGTGGAGGCCCCACCCTGACAGCTCCACTCAGGGCACGGCAGACCCCCCCGGAAACCGAGCGGCCGTGGGTGGGTGTGGGGCACCTGGGCAAGCCTTCAGGCTCCTCCTCATCCGGGCCTCACCTGGGGCAGACGTGCTGCCCGCCCACAGCCCTCTGCTCCGCAGGAGCCCAAGGAAGCTTCTCAGTCTGCTGCTGCTGCGGGGCCGCTGCATCATGGACCGGGCCTTGCTCACGGGGGAGTCGGTGCCGCAGATGAAGGTGGGTAGCAGGAGGTGGGGGTCctcaagctactcaggaggaaacAGGCCCGGAGAGGGCGGGCCAGTGGCTGGGCCAGGATCCCACCCAGGTGTAGATGGTGGAGGCGGGTGGACTCGGGTGAGTGCCGTggacaggaggagctgggaggtggtgggaaggaaggaggtgagagaagcCAAGGGCAGCCAGGGTATCTGTGGGTGCCCGGGGGTGTCAGAGCAAGGTGGACTGAGAGAAGGGGGTGAGTCCTGGGAGaggcgggtgtggtggggtcACAGGGAGTGGGAACTGCAAGTGCAGGGCGAGAGGAGACGGGATGCCGCCCTGGTGAGGGCGGGGCCTGAGATCTGGGTGGGATATCCGGGTCGGGCAGGGAGCCCCATGAGGTCAGGCTGGCTCATCGCAGCCGCAGGGCCAGCTCtccagggctggagaaggaggcagagtggCCCCGGCCATCCAGGGTCACCACCTTCCTCCCCAGGAGCCAATCGAAGACCTCAGCCCAGACCAGGTGCTGGACCTCCAGGCTGACTGCCGGCTCCACGTCATCTTTGGGGGCACTTCCTGAGCCTTGTCTACCTGTACAGGGAGGCCCAGGCCCGGAGCCCTGAGAAGTGAGTGCCACCCCCCAAGAGGTAATGCCCCTGCAGTCAGGAATGGCAGGAGGATGAATGCCCAGACACTGACGGGAGGGCCTGTGGGTCgtctgggccagggagggacacAAGGCCAGGCCAGTGTGGTCAGCCAAGCAGGGGCCTGGCTCTgtgccagggcagcagggagccatAGAGGGTGTGTGAGCAAGAGAGGGAGCCCTGACCCCCATGCATCCCTGCAGGCAAGAGCAGTTTGTGGACCTGTACAAGGAGTTTGAGCCAAGCCTGGTCAACGGCACCCTTTACATCATGGCCATGGCCGTGCAGATGGCCACGTTTGCCATCAACTACAAGGTGAGGCCTGGCTCCCCGCCCACAGCACCCCCCGCCTGCCCACCGGTCACCCACCACACACAGCCAGCTGTCCATCCCCGCAGGGCCCGCCCTTCATGGAGAGCCTTCCTGAAAACAAGCCCCTGGTGTGGAGCCTCCTGGTGTCACTCCTGGCTATCGTGGGCCTGTTCCTCAGTTCCTCGCCCGACTTCAACAGCCAGTTTGGCCTCGTGGACATCCCTGTGGAGGTGAGTGGCCCTGAGGCCACTGGGGCTCGGCTTGGGCCTAGCTGTGGGTCACTGGCTCACTGGCCCTCCTGGGATGGGTCTGTCCCCGGGTCAAGCCCTCAGGAAGGTTCAGGCTCGCGGCTCCTGTCCCCCACGGGGCTGTTCCCCAATGTGTGTTGGGGAAGGGCTGCGTGGTGGAGGGAAACCGGATCCCCCCAGAAACTCCAAGGCTGACCCCTCCCTTTGAGTGGCTCCCGCTGCCtgtctggggccagggcaggtgggaggttggGGGTAGGCCCAGCTCTCACCTGTgctcccaccctccttcctgctgggGGTCCGAGTCCACCACCTCAAGGCCGGCTCCGCTCAGCTTCACATCCCGCTGCGGGTGCCCCAAGTCCAGAGGGCCTGGGTCATCGTGGTGGGTGTAGGCCGCAGAGGCCGGCGGCAGCGGCTGCTCTGGAAGGGCGCTATGGGGGAGGGGATCGGGACTGCAGGCAGCCCAGCGGGACCCAGGGACGGGAGGAGATATGTGGCCCAGAGCAGCAAACATGGGAGGTGAGAGGCGTCACAAGGCGGGGACAGGGATCagtgggagaggggcaggagaccagggcagggactgggggagtcggggccctgggggcggggagggacaaACAGGCAGAAAGGAACCAGGAGCCCACGTCGTGGGGAGGTGATGGACGAAGGGATGGATGCACGgcgggcgggggccgaggccgggcgGGAGGACGTGGGGTCCTCACCGAGGGTGCAGCGGCTGGGGGGCGCTGGCTCCAGGTGCCCAGCACTGCGGCAGGCGGCCTCCTGCAGGCAGCAGGCGCTGGCGTAGACCGCCCCATCTGAGCCGCACACCGGGGCCCCATGGGCGCAGCAGCATAGCGTACGCATCGTGGGAACGCCATCCCCTCCTTAGGGACCACCGTGGGACCAGGCTCCCCAGGGGTCTAGCGTGGGGGACTAGGCAGGATCAGCGGGGCATCGAGACCCCCACCGCATACTTTGCATGCGCCCCACAGGGCCTGGGGGACGGGGAGaagtccctggggctggggaccaaGCCCCCCCATAAGGAGGGAGCGGGCGCGACAGTTAATGGAAGGTCCTTGTAGTGCACATTCTTGCAGAGAGTGAGAAAGACAGAAGATCGACACATGTAATAAAGTTATTGCGGAGTGTGGAAAATACCGTTAGAAAGATACATAACGTGAAGAAGCGCAGGCCGGAAGAGCACCCCACTTCAGAGCGAGAGCTGAGAAGAGACGTGGCGGCCGGGCTGTGGGGCCCGGGTGCTGGTGCAGCGTGCACGCACGTCTTCCCAACTCTGTGTGCGGTGACATCACACTTGGTAGTTGGAGTTGAACCGTGGTAGCATTTGCGCAACAGAAGTCAGCAGACGTGAGGTATcgggggttttctttctttcttttcttttctattttttccagagtcagttattaaatatttaccggCAAGCAAATACAAGCAAAGGGAAATACACCACGGACCGTAAGGAAAGGGGCGCGCGCAAAGGTGCTGAGCTAAGAGGAGCACTTGAGGGAAAGGTGTTTCTGAGCTCTTATTTCGAACATGAAGAATGAATGCacaatgtttattattaataatgtacttttctctgctgcaactaaatgaatattgaacaaatacaatatgtttgtttaaaatgatACCAAATTGTTACCTTGACCTCATTTACTCATTACTCATTTCTTGGTTAAGACAAGGATAATATATCAGAGGtttgttataaagaataaatctaacaCTACATGTAGAATATACGGCTAAAAGTCCCTGGCACATACCAAAACCTTGATCAATGTtggctgttgttgttattattagtagtattattattattttactttgctcAGTGCACTTGATACTGTAGTTACGCCAGAATCTTGGTAGtttctgaaatgcaaaatatTGTTTCCTTGCCTTAAATATCTTGGTCTCTTGGCCTCAAAAATCCCTTTTTGTCTACCTGGAAACATTCTATTCATCCATCAATCTTTTACTaatttcacattctttctttcttcctttttccttcttgatcTTCTCATAACACCTCACGTAAAAGGCCCTGTATCCGCACACGAGCCAATGCTATAACTTCTATGCATATTTTCACATGGGTTTGTCACACAGTAGATTAAGTCTGAAAAGAAATTAGCACGTTCTTTTTTGGAGatgttttctatctttaataTACTTCAGGGTTTTGTGACATGTTAAGTGGTCTGGTATGGCAAAATATCAAATCCATTGTAATATATTTATCATACATTAAAATGCTACTGAATACTTACTGAAATTATAATGTTTCCAAAACTCTATTACTTTTCCACATCTCTGATATTGTATAGAAATACTCTAAATGTTCTCTGCTTGCATATTTGATATAagtatcaattttattattttactgatttattaatGTTCTGATTGtattgtatataacatatataaaacattataaataattccaatatacataatgtatatagtatatatacatataaataaacatacatatgcatactTGATTCTGTCATTCATTAAATTAACTtgtattttgtatcctgctttcAACTAACAGTTCTGTGTTCCTGATTTATCACAAATTATATCCAAGAATTAaccaaaattaatgtaaattcttaATGATTTCAGTGATGCTAGGACCTTAGAATACTTTGCTTTCAATTACTTTCTCCCTCCTTTAGGTTCTTTTAAACATGCCTTTGTTAGTATCccaaagatattatttttgtgattagatattcagttttcaaaaatttgaattaaaatagcaTAATTGAAATTTCTCACATAGGAAACTTAATTTGTTaacaatataacattttaaaatcttgtaaaactttaaaaataattttatgtataaaattatacttgCTAATCATTCAGATATCATTGCTACTTCATAATTTTGTAAGCAAAATAAGTTTACTTTCCCAGTTTGAGGGAAAACGTATGCatctaaacacagaattacccaTCCAACCAAATttttaacagcaacaacaaaaaacaaagatctaaaacttaaaacttaaatttacatTGGAATAAAATAAGATTGTACTTCATCCCTGTTATGGAATTCTGCTGATTTTCATTATATTCATCACTTTACTTCACTAAAATCCATAATTATTTCTCTCAGATTGTAGAACACAGCTCTTCATctcaatacattttataaaatatactcaaaGACATCTACACAGTCATTTGTTTTCAACAATTCTGGAACAAATGACAGATGTTGTTTCCAGAGTTTTCTTCCaatattcttaaaagaacaaTAGGGTGGTTTGATTATCTCGTCATCGTGTATCACTTTACTCATTCTCCAAATCCTTGGCATACTCAGGTACTCAGATAAAAGGGAGCAGGACCTAAACCACTTCCCAGTGTCACCTTCTGACCTCTATTTTTAcctactttctttctctggtcATAGAGGAAAAAGGTTATgttaatgaaaaagtattttcacttttttattatatatcataactcaaaatttatttaacGATTGAAAGCACTAATGAAAAACATAGTTTCTATGCTGGCacattgttctttgaaaaattgtttattcTTTAGATTTTCTCCTAAGATCTTTCAGATTGTCTCATTTCTCCAATAATTGTTACTCGCTATTAGCTTCTTAGACTAAATAGATAAATTGTAGATGTAGATAGAGATGTAGATAAAATTAtgtatcactttttatttaagaaattaatttgagaactatatttcagatgaaaaacatttttaatattccctAGATGGTTTCTTAGTTACTGTCTGGAACTTGTATGCCCAAACAATAGAATTCATAAATCCattcatatgtttttctttcactaTATATTAAGATTGTGATTGATGCCTATTTgaaattccattattttctgaCATGTATAGATTTTATTCACATTGCTGGAACTACATAGACCAATGTATTGCAAGTGTGCACATATGATATATTGTGTATTCAGATGTTCACACCTACACCTACGTATAAGCACAAAATATCACAATGAATTAGACTATTCACTAAGAAAACTTTTATTGATACACTGCTACGAATCGAGCATCATGCAGAACACAAGAAATGTAGTggtgaacaaaaaactgtcttgAGGTAAAATAGTGTTTTTCCAAACCATGTCTGAGAATATTGATGTTCTGTTACGAATGCGGTATTTGGGGAAGAAGGCAAGGGGGAATGTACTCCGTGAAGGAGAGGTCTTTCGAGCACGTTAGCAGTGTTAAGGTAACGGCAGTGGAGGCAAGATGACGTGATGAATATTTTACAGAGAAACTTCTTCAAGGCCACAATTGGGTACCATGTGATTAAAGCGTGGTTGCTTCTCAGTTCTAATTCTTACCAGACCATGTGCTATATGAAAACACAGTCACAGAAAAGCCTTTCTTTGCAGCAATTTAAGAGAACCCTGTAACATCAGAAATGGTTTTTCTTAAAGCTGTCATTGTTGAACTGAGCAATAGGAAATGATGACAAATGCTCTGCAATGTGTCGTCCTGCAGAGAAGTGACCCGAGTAAGTGTCAGCTTCTTTCAGCGTCAGTGATTACTCTGCTCGGGGGACCTAAGATAACATGTAAACACGTATTTGtcttcttgttgtttttgtttgatttatccTTCTTATGAgctatttttttccagctttttaagaaattgacaaaaattatatatatttggctgggtgcagtggctcgcccctgtaattctagcactcgaggaggctgaggcaagaggatggcttgaggtcaggagtttgagaccagcctgagccagacctcgtctctacaaaaaatagaaaaattagctgggcgttctgttttaaaaattttaaaagccagccagcatggtggcatgtgcctgtagtcccagctactcaggaggctgaggcaggagcttgagcccaggagttggaggttgcagtgagctatgttaatgccactgccctctacctggggcgacagagtgaggctgtctcaaaaaatataataaaagcatatatttatggtgtgccacaatgatgttttgaaatatgtacacgTTGTGGAACGGCTCCATGCAGCTCACTAACATGCATCGGCTGACATCCttctcatttttgtgtgtgtggtgggaacACGAAATCTACTCTCAGTGGTTTCCAGTATGcaatatgttgttattattaataataacagttacCACATTGTACAACAGACCCGttgaacttactcctcctgtctACCTGA of Eulemur rufifrons isolate Redbay unplaced genomic scaffold, OSU_ERuf_1 scaffold_114, whole genome shotgun sequence contains these proteins:
- the LOC138379664 gene encoding collagen alpha-2(IX) chain-like, with translation MMQRPRSSSRLRSFLGLLRSRGLWAGSTSAPGWGLHPREALHQEQDVGSGRLQGRDGGARLLGAFQGESHSPVLRVSGVLCGTLVPGRVLVLQRLHAVHAGGVCGLPGAAADAEHVGDPEDGQQAPRDPGARGGESPAQSGGGHSAGTSSAVTLPPLTARVYRSHKWRPIASDEIVPGDIVSIGRLLLSSSGSPSVRARPAPPRRRSGRGEAPACAEGGEGRPGTLLACSAAAVSARRAARGGPGAASGEPGHPAPQPPPAGDAHGPRDFPSRGAWVSPATSPAEVQRGH